A single region of the Palaeococcus ferrophilus DSM 13482 genome encodes:
- a CDS encoding DUF1931 family protein encodes MAEMIIPYPQLQKILEKTCGLAVIKPRAEEMMGIVEKKLADLFDVAYENAIAEGSETIKLRHLPLTKGFKSSMNLFRAAIEEENVEIEPIRKFVLREIPVEVPLEEELVNELPIIAGTLFVLVGRVIKALHPEIKNVYPEHIEEAKKVVDYTL; translated from the coding sequence ATGGCGGAGATGATAATCCCCTACCCCCAGCTCCAGAAGATTCTGGAGAAGACCTGCGGCCTGGCGGTGATAAAGCCGCGCGCAGAGGAGATGATGGGGATCGTGGAGAAGAAGCTCGCTGACCTCTTCGATGTTGCCTACGAGAACGCGATAGCTGAGGGGAGCGAGACTATAAAGCTCCGCCATCTTCCGCTCACAAAGGGCTTCAAGAGCTCCATGAACCTCTTCAGGGCCGCTATCGAGGAAGAGAACGTCGAGATAGAACCTATAAGGAAGTTTGTCCTGCGCGAGATTCCTGTCGAGGTTCCGCTCGAGGAGGAGCTCGTCAACGAACTGCCGATAATAGCGGGAACCCTCTTCGTGCTCGTCGGAAGGGTCATCAAGGCCCTTCACCCGGAGATAAAGAACGTCTATCCCGAGCACATCGAAGAGGCCAAGAAGGTAGTGGATTACACGCTTTGA